From a single Lolium rigidum isolate FL_2022 chromosome 7, APGP_CSIRO_Lrig_0.1, whole genome shotgun sequence genomic region:
- the LOC124670459 gene encoding COBRA-like protein 10, with product MVEAVPMPLRRRWRVHLFAAAVVLAVVTAARAQDYNNGGDDDEEKDKPQFKAQEACNGAFLSYTFMERTKEYPHLKNATAQAYAFKAQATVLNTMTEDLTAWQMFVGFQHKEILVSVGGAVLLDGTDFPANVSGGATFAGYPMANLLNSIETAGDMTQIQVQIDITGTQFGIKPPGKPMPKTIKLANPGFRCPAPTHKDSVMYVCCVKDRKFKAKKANSTRYLPRQKADLTIAYDVLQAFGNKYMAQVTIDNWSPIGRLDNWNLTWEWKRSEFIENMRGAYTLLKEGPACVYSPASSYYKDFDFTPVYNCEKRPVIVDLPPEREKDNAVGNLPFCCKNGTLLPPTMDESKSRAMFQLTVYKLPPDLNRTALYPPQNWKIAGKLNPHYVCGQPIRVSPMEFPDPTGLMSTTPAVASWQVACNITRPKKRASKCCVSFSAYYNDSTVPCNTCACGCAGNDTAMCNQNAHPILLPSEAMLVPFDNRTAKARAWAKIKHWRVPNPMPCGDNCGLSINWHVMNNYKSGWSVRITIFNWQDYTFKDWFAAVTMGDHYSGYENVYSFNGTRMGKPFNNTIFMQGLPGLTYLEPITDGKTPDDPRVPGKQQSVISFKKKDAPNINIPRGEGFPKRVYFDGEECALPDTIPRVSSARRRARPASLLQLVTGVAIIMIVAVVDSFCL from the exons ATGGTCGAGGCAGTGCCAATGCCgcttcggcggcggtggcgagtgcACTTGTTTGCCGCCGCGGTGGTTCTTGCCGTCGTCACAGCCGCGCGGGCGCAGGACTACAataacggcggcgatgacgatgaAGAGAAGGATAAGCCGCAGTTCAAGGCGCAGGAGGCGTGCAACGGCGCGTTCTTGTCGTACACGTTCATGGAGCGCACCAAGGAATACCCGCACCTGAAGAACGCGACGGCGCAGGCGTACGCGTTCAAGGCGCAGGCGACGGTGCTCAACACAATGACGGAGGACCTCACGGCGTGGCAGATGTTCGTCGGCTTCCAGCACAAGGAGATCCTCGTGTCCGTCGGCGGCGCCGTGCTCCTCGACGGCACCGATTTCCCGGCCAATGTGTCCGGCGGCGCCACCTTTGCGGGCTACCCGATGGCGAACCTCCTCAACTCGATCGAGACTGCTGGCGACATGACGCAAATTCAGGTCCAGATCGACATCACCGGCACCCAGTTTGGCATCAAGCCCCCAGGCAAGCCCATGCCCAAGACCATCAAGCTTGCCAATCCCGGTTTCCGATGCCCCGCCCCCACCCACAAAG ATAGCGTGATGTACGTGTGCTGCGTCAAGGACCGCAAGTTCAAGGCGAAGAAGGCCAACAGCACGCGGTACCTGCCGCGGCAGAAGGCCGACCTCACCATCGCCTACGACGTGCTGCAGGCGTTCGGCAACAAGTACATGGCGCAGGTGACCATCGACAACTGGAGCCCCATCGGCCGGCTCGACAACTGGAACCTCACCTGGGAGTGGAAGCGCAGCGAGTTCATCGAGAACATGCGCGGCGCATACACGCTGCTCAAGGAAGGCCCCGCCTGCGTCTACAGCCCGGCGTCGAGCTACTACAAGGACTTCGACTTCACCCCCGTGTACAACTGCGAGAAGCGGCCCGTCATCGTCGACCTCCCCCCGGAGAGGGAGAAGGACAACGCCGTCGGCAACCTGCCCTTCTGCTGCAAGAACGGCACGCTTCTGCCGCCGACCATGGACGAGTCCAAGTCCCGGGCCATGTTCCAGCTGACGGTGTACAAGTTGCCGCCGGACCTCAACCGCACGGCGTTGTACCCGCCGCAGAACTGGAAGATCGCCGGCAAGCTCAACCCACACTACGTCTGCGGGCAGCCCATCCGGGTGAGCCCCATGGAGTTCCCGGATCCCACGGGGCTCATGTCGACCACCCCGGCCGTCGCGTCCTGGCAGGTGGCGTGCAACATCACGCGCCCCAAGAAGCGCGCCTCCAAGTGCTGCGTCTCCTTCTCCGCCTACTACAACGACTCCACGGTGCCCTGCAACACGTGCGCCTGCGGCTGCGCCGGCAACGACACCGCCATGTGCAACCAGAACGCGCACCCGATCCTGCTGCCGTCGGAGGCCATGCTCGTGCCGTTTGACAACCGGACGGCCAAGGCTCGGGCGTGGGCCAAGATCAAGCACTGGCGCGTCCCCAACCCCATGCCGTGCGGCGACAACTGCGGCCTCAGCATCAACTGGCACGTCATGAACAACTACAAGTCCGGCTGGTCCGTGCGCATCACCATCTTCAACTGGCAGGACTACACCTTCAAAGACTGGTTCGCCGCCGTCACCATGGGCGACCACTACAGCGGCTACGAGAACGTTTACTCCTTCAACGGCACGAGGATGGGCAAGcccttcaacaacaccattttcatGCAGGGCCTGCCGGGGCTCACCTACCTGGAGCCCATCACCGACGGCAAGACTCCGGACGATCCCAGGGTGCCCGGGAAGCAGCAGTCCGTCATCTCCTTCAAGAAGAAGGACGCACCTAACATCAATATTCCCAGAGGGGAAGGCTTTCCCAAGAGGGTCTACTTCGACGGCGAGGAGTGCGCGCTTCCCGACACGATACCAAGGGTGTCCAGTGCGCGCCGGCGGGCACGTCCCGCGAGCCTCTTGCAGCTTGTTACCGGGGTGGCCATTATAATGATCGTGGCTGTTGTGGACTCATTCTGCTTGTGA